Below is a window of Myxococcus guangdongensis DNA.
CGAACTCGAAGTCGCGCGCCTCGCCGTCGTCGAGCGTCCCCCGGACATGCAGGCTCAACCCCAGCATGTCCACCGGCTTGGAGCCCTGCAGCGCCGCGCCCAGGCCCTCCGCGTCCGAGTCCGCCGGCTCGAAGGTCAACCGCGCCCGGCAGTACCGCCCCGGCGGAGGATGCAGCACCCCGAGCGCCACCACCGTCCCGTCCGACTCACCCAGCGACACCACGTGCGGGATGCCCAGCCGCAGCGCGTTCGTCGTCGAGTGCGCCCACGCGGTGCCCACCGGCGACAGCGCCCGCAGCCACCGACGCAGGCCCGTCTCCTCGCACTTGAACAGCTCCACGCTGCCCAGCGTGACGAGCGCCCCGGAGAGCGTGGCGCGAGCCCCCTCATCCGTGACGAGCGTGCGAGCCCCCGCCGCCTCCGGGACACTCCGCGCGCGGCCCGTGGTGAGCCCCAGGCTCAACTGCATCCCCTCGATGCGCTCCCCGCCACCACAGCCGGTGAGACACAGCAGCAGCACGAACGGCTTCACGACAGAGGGCATGGCGTCAGAGGTCGTACGCGACGGACAGCATCGCGATGGGAGTGGGCGCCACGCGACCGCGGAGCCGGTTGAAGAAGGGGACCCGCACACCCGCGGCCACCACCAGGTCCATCCGAGGGCTGAAGAGGATGTCGGGAGACGCATATCCGATGACGCCCCCGCCGTTCTCCTCCTTCTCACCGTCGATGTCCGACGCGGCCTCGATGCGCCCGTCGAGCCCCAGCCGCAGGGCCCACCGCTCCGCCGGCTGGTACTGCGCCGCCATCGTCGTGCGCACCGACGCGCCCGCCCGGTAGCCCAGGATGCCGCGCGTGGGGAGGAAGCCCGTGGCGCTCACCAGGAACGACCAGCTCCCCCGGAAGTGCTGGTACGCCAGCCCCGCCAACGGGTCCACCGAGCCGCTGCCCAGCTGCGTGTCCAGGTCCATCAGCGTGCCGTCCTCCAGGCGCAGCTTCGGCGCGGTGGGCAGCTTCACGCCGACCAGCACGCTGAAGAGGTGGTCCGCGGAGAACGCGCGGTCCTGGTACAGGAACGCCTTCGCCGTCAGCTCCACGTCGCCCACGCCCCAGCCCCGCTCGCGCGCCAGGCTGACGGAGCGCACCTCGCGCGCCTGCAGGGGCAGCGTGGCCGACAGGAACAGCCACGGCAGGGGCGCGTACGCCACCGCCACGTCCATGCGGGCCTCGCGCAGCCGCAGCGCGTCCACGTTGTCCTGTCCCACCGTGTGCCCCCAGCCCCGCAGGGTGGAGGAGAAGCGCAGCCGCCCCGAGAACGGCTGCTCGGTGCCCATGGACATGAGCGTGGGGTCGCCACACGCACAGGTGGCACACGCCCAGGCGGACGACACGGGCGCCAGGGCCAGCACCGCGCCCAACAGGGAGGACAGGAGGGAGAGTGGGGCTTTCACGACGAAGAGGACCCTACGCCCCCCACCCGCCCCCCGGCGTGTGGCGTGTTGTCGCAGCTGTCCGGGACACGGGGCGGCGGCCCCGCGGGCTCACCGGAGGGCAGGCAGGAGGCCGGGCGCTGGCTGCCCCGCGGGAAGTCATGGGCAGGTTGAGAATGACTTCCACGCCCCGGCGTTGGTGGGACACAGGAGGCCATCCATGGGAGTGCTCGTGCCGCTTGCCCGGTTGCTGTTCTCAGCCATCTTCATCACCAGCGGCTTGAATCACTTCATCCAGCTCGACGCGCTGACGACCGTGGCCCAGGGCGCGGGCGTGCCCGAGCCCCGCTGGGCGGTGCTGGTGTCCGGCGCGGCGCTGGTGCTCGGGGGGCTGTCGGTGCTGCTCGGCGTGTTCGCGCGCCTGGGCGCCGCGGCCATCGCCATCTTCCTGGTGACCGCCGCCTTCATGGTCCACCGCTTCTGGCTCGTCGCGGACCCGATGCAGGCGCAGGACCAGCTCATCCACTTCATGAAGAACCTCTCCATGGCGGGGGGCGCGCTCTTCATCGTGTACTTCGGCTCGGGCCCCTTCAGCCTCCGGCGCGGAGGGCGGCAGGAGAGCGGCCTGGGCGGTGGTCGGCTGGGCTCGCCCTTGAGACACTGACCTCGCCCCCTGCGCGCGAAGGCGCTCGGGCCCTCGCGCGCTCGGGTGAAGGCTGCTTCAGCTGGCCACGGCCACGTGCGCCTGGGCGCGCAGGGTGAAGAACGCGACCTCCGGCTCGCTGCCCCGGCGCAGGTACGGCCCGCCGAAGCCGAAGCCCAGGCCCCGGTTCACGTACAGCTGGTTGCCGTTCACGTGGTAGTGGCCGCGGATGTACGGCTGACCCGCGCGGCGGAAGAGGGCCTCCGTCAGCCCCTGCACGATGAACTGGCCGCCGTGCGTGTGCCCGGAGAACTGCACCAGGCCCGCGTGCGCCGGCAGCTTGTCCACCGTGGGCGGCGTGTGGGCCAGCACCAGCCGCGTGCCGGACTCCGGCGCGCCCCGGAACGTGGCCTCCACGTCGTCGCGGCCCGTGCGCCCGTCGTCCACGCCCAGCACCGTCAGCGGCGCGCCCTTCACGTGCACCACCCGGTGCTCGTTCTGCAGGACGGTGTAGCCCAGCCGCTCGAAGCTCTCGCGCAGGTAGGGCGCGTTCACCCAGTGGTCGTGGTTGCCGAGCACCACGAAGACCTGGCCCTTGAGGCCGCCGAGCACGTCGCGCACGCGGGGCAGCGGCTTGGGGCTGTGGGTGACGTAGTCGCCGGTGAGGAAGACCAGGTCGGGGGCCTCGGCGTTGACGGCCTCCACCGCGCGGCGGATGCGCACGTCGCTGGTGGCCTGCCCCACATGCACGTCGGACAGCTGCGCCACGCGCAGGCCGTCATGGCGGTCCGTCAGGTGCGGCAGGTGGAGCAGGTTCTCCGTGAGGGAGAAGTGGTCCCTCCAGCGCAGGCGTCGCTCCGGGCGCAGCGGGTCCGCGCCGCTCCAGGCCACCACCTCGTTACGTCCTCCGGCGATGGGCTCCAGGGGGGACTCACTGGACGGGGAGGCGGGGCGACGGCGGGCCAGACGTCTCAAGCGCATGCGGTGCGGTTCCTTTCCGGGCCGGGGAGGGACGGCGATTCTACGAAGCCAGGGGAGGTGGGTTGAAGCAGGTGTCCCGCGCACGCCTGCCCTCCTGTCGGCCGGCTCACGGGGTGAGGGAAAAACCCCAAGGATTCGAGGAAGATTCCGGGCGAGCGTGGGAGCTTTCTTCCACCATTGGACACACGGCCAGGGGGCGAGCGGTGACGGCGTCCAGCGACGTTGGTACACAGCCGAGGACGATGAGCCCCCGGCTTGGAGTGGCCCCTGATCTCGGCCCGGACGTGACGATGCCAGCCGGTGAGAGACCGCGGAATGCATCGCTCGGTCCGGGCTCCGTCTGTCTCGCGGACCTGATGTCCACCATGCCCGTGGGCATGGCGGTGGTGGACCGGGAGCTGCGCTTCGTGGAGGTCAGCGAGACGCTCGCCGCGCTCAACGGCCGACCCCGCGAGGCCCACCTCGGGCGCCACATGGACGAGGTGATGAACCCCCACTCCTCGCTCGGCGACACCTCGCGCCGCGTGCGCCGCGTGCTGGAGACGGGCGAGCCGCTGGACGGCGTGGAAATCATCCACCGCGAGCCGGGCGGCGGCGTGGAGCGCACGCGCGTCTTCCGCGCCAGCTACCACCCGGTGCGCCGCGACGGCGTCGTCGTCGCCGCGTGCCTCTACGTGGAGGACCTCACCGAGCGCCGCCGCGTGGAGGCCCAGCGCGACGCGGGCGCGGCCCGGGAGCGCGCCGTGCGCGAGCAGGCCCTGCGCGAGACACAGGAGGCGGTGCGCGCCCGCGACGAGTTCCTCAGCGTGGCCGCGCACGAGCTCCGGACGCCCCTCACCAGCATGCGGCTGCACCTGCAGCTGCTCTTGCGTCAGGTGTCCGGCGCGCAGCCCGAACTGGGCCAGGAGCTGGCGCCCCGGGGCCAGGTGCTGGAGCGACAGCTGTCGCGGCTGGGCAGCCTGGTGAACACGCTGCTGGACGTGTCGCGCCTGGCGGCGGGCAAGCTGAGCCTGGAGCCGCGAGAGCTGGACCTGGTCCAGGTGGTGCGGCAGATGGTGGACGCCTTCTCGGAGGAGTTCTCCCGCGCCGGCTGCGAGCTGTCCGTGCACGTCTCCGGCACCCTGCCGGGGCAGTGGGACCCGCTGCGCGTGGAGCAGGTGCTGGTGAATCTGTTGTCCAACGCGGCCAAGTACGGCGCGGGCCGGCCGGTGGAGGTGTCGCTGGTGGGCGAGGGCACCATGGCGGTGCTGGCCGTGAAGGACCACGGCATCGGCATCTCCGAGGACGGCATGGCGCGGCTGTTCGGCAAGTTCGAGCGCGCCGTCTCCGAGCGCCACTACGGCGGCCTGGGCCTGGGGCTCTACATCACCCGTCAAATCGTGGAGGCCATGGGCGGCAGCATCACCGTGCGCTCCGCGCAGGGCCAGGGCTCCACCTTCATCCTGCGGCTGCCCACCCAGCCCCGCGCGGCGACCGCGCAGAGCGCCTCGGTGAATCGGGTCCGCTGACCCCACGACGCCAGCGGGCGCCCCCGGAGTGTCCCGGAAGGCGCCCGCCGTTCTTCAGCGTGTCACGCGCGGCCTGTCAGTGGCCGCGCAGCACGTACAGCTTGCCGTCGACCAGGACGTACAGCGCGCTGGGCGTCACGCGCGGGTCGTAGACGAGCTGCTGCACCTTGGAGCCGCCCACGCCCTGGACCTTCTCCAGCTGCTTCTGGGGCGTCAGGCGCCACAGGCCGCGTCCATCCGTGCCCACGAAGAGCGAGCCGTCGTCGGTGGCCGCGAGCGCCGTGTAGCGGTCCGTGCCCGCGCCGTCGATGCGCACGTAGTCGGTGTCCGCGTCCTTGTTCGGGTCGTGCCGCGTGGGCTCGGCCTTGAACTGCCACAGGCCGCTGTTGAGGCCCGCCACGTAGTACAGGCCGTCCTTCGTCTGCTGGATGCCGCGCCAGTGGTTCTCCGGCGCGGGCTGCGAGCGCTCCACGTCGTTGCCCGGGTTGACCGGGTCCACGAACGTGTTGAGCCGGTAGAGCGACAGCTCCGTGCCCTCGGGGATGCCCGACTCCTGCTGCTCGCGATCCCAATACTTCAGCTCGCGGTTGGGCGGCAGGATTCCAATCTTCCAGTTGTTGGCGATGAGCAGGTGGCCCGCCTGCGAGTAGCCCAGGCCGTAGGTGTAGCCGGCGCGCTGCGAGCGGGTGGGCGGCTGGCTCGGGTCCGCCTTCGGGACGAGCAGCCACCAGGCCGGGTGGCGGTGGCTGCTGTACTCGAGGTCGCGGATGCGCGTCACGCCGTGGTTCGTGCCGATGTAGACCTCACCCTCGTACGGGCCCTTCATCACCCGCATGCACGAGTAGACGGAGCGGTCCTCGTCGTAGTGGAAGTCGTTGCTGTTGCGGATGCCGATGGCCTCGTTGCGGCTGGGGCGGCTGGTGCCCACCGAGCGGTACAGGTGCTCACGCAGCACGATGTCCGTGCCGTCGCCGTTGAGCTGCACCAGGTCCATGTCCCCCTTCTGGAACTCGAAGTAGTGCGCCTCGGAGAAGTCCGGCTCGCCGCGCCCGGCGATGCGCTGGCCTCCCGGCACCGAGTCGCTCGTCATGTAGCCCACGTAGGCCTCGCCCGCCTTGCCACCGCAGATGACGGTGGAGCCGGTGGCCAGCTGGTGCTGCGCCGAGCCGAAGCCCAGGCCCGCCTGACCGATGGGTTGGCTCGTCCACACCAGCCGCTGCGTGTCCGCGCGCAAGACGCCGATGCGGTCCCCATCCAGCACCCAGATGTTGTGCGCGCCGTCCACGCCCAC
It encodes the following:
- a CDS encoding transporter, with protein sequence MKAPLSLLSSLLGAVLALAPVSSAWACATCACGDPTLMSMGTEQPFSGRLRFSSTLRGWGHTVGQDNVDALRLREARMDVAVAYAPLPWLFLSATLPLQAREVRSVSLARERGWGVGDVELTAKAFLYQDRAFSADHLFSVLVGVKLPTAPKLRLEDGTLMDLDTQLGSGSVDPLAGLAYQHFRGSWSFLVSATGFLPTRGILGYRAGASVRTTMAAQYQPAERWALRLGLDGRIEAASDIDGEKEENGGGVIGYASPDILFSPRMDLVVAAGVRVPFFNRLRGRVAPTPIAMLSVAYDL
- a CDS encoding sensor histidine kinase, with protein sequence MSTMPVGMAVVDRELRFVEVSETLAALNGRPREAHLGRHMDEVMNPHSSLGDTSRRVRRVLETGEPLDGVEIIHREPGGGVERTRVFRASYHPVRRDGVVVAACLYVEDLTERRRVEAQRDAGAARERAVREQALRETQEAVRARDEFLSVAAHELRTPLTSMRLHLQLLLRQVSGAQPELGQELAPRGQVLERQLSRLGSLVNTLLDVSRLAAGKLSLEPRELDLVQVVRQMVDAFSEEFSRAGCELSVHVSGTLPGQWDPLRVEQVLVNLLSNAAKYGAGRPVEVSLVGEGTMAVLAVKDHGIGISEDGMARLFGKFERAVSERHYGGLGLGLYITRQIVEAMGGSITVRSAQGQGSTFILRLPTQPRAATAQSASVNRVR
- a CDS encoding metallophosphoesterase; its protein translation is MRLRRLARRRPASPSSESPLEPIAGGRNEVVAWSGADPLRPERRLRWRDHFSLTENLLHLPHLTDRHDGLRVAQLSDVHVGQATSDVRIRRAVEAVNAEAPDLVFLTGDYVTHSPKPLPRVRDVLGGLKGQVFVVLGNHDHWVNAPYLRESFERLGYTVLQNEHRVVHVKGAPLTVLGVDDGRTGRDDVEATFRGAPESGTRLVLAHTPPTVDKLPAHAGLVQFSGHTHGGQFIVQGLTEALFRRAGQPYIRGHYHVNGNQLYVNRGLGFGFGGPYLRRGSEPEVAFFTLRAQAHVAVAS
- a CDS encoding DoxX family protein, encoding MGVLVPLARLLFSAIFITSGLNHFIQLDALTTVAQGAGVPEPRWAVLVSGAALVLGGLSVLLGVFARLGAAAIAIFLVTAAFMVHRFWLVADPMQAQDQLIHFMKNLSMAGGALFIVYFGSGPFSLRRGGRQESGLGGGRLGSPLRH